From the genome of Faecalibacterium prausnitzii:
CTCCATGTGCCGGAAATAGGGCTGGCAGAGTTCCATGGCCTGTTCATCCAGAGCCAGGGCTTCGGGTTTGAAATCAAAAAAATGGCTTAACATTGACATATTCGATCCTTTGGGTTTCTTATTATTTTTTACGTGGAGATATCCCCGACGATTTTACTTTGCGGGCGCTTCATAGCGCGCATACTCGCCCAGTTTTTCGAAGCCGAGGCGGGTATAGAAGTGCACCCGTTCGGGGGCGCAGAGGAAAACAGGCTGGAAGCCTTCTGCCGAGAGTTCGTTCGCCAGCCGGACGATGAGCCGCCCGCCGATGCCCCGGCCCCGCAGAGGTTCGGCCGTTTCCCCGCAGGCCATGTAGGCCTGGCCGTTGGCAAGGGCATAGGCCCCGACGGTGCAGGCAAGCGTCTCCCCCTGCCACAGCGCCCAGACGCGGGCCCTGCCCCGGCTGCGCTTGGTGCACAGCTCGGAGTAAAAGTCATCCTGCCGGGCAGGCCGGGCCGGGAAAAGCGCCTCTGCCACCGGGCGGGCCGGAGGGTCCCGGTCAAAGGTCAGCGAGGCCCAGAGCGCGTTGTCGGCCTCTGGCTCCGGAAGCTGCCGTCCCGGCGTCAGGCCGAAGATGGTGTGGGGTCTTGCACGGGTCCACCCGGCGGGCGGGGCCGCCTCGGCTTCGTCCAGCACAACGGCGCCGCACCCGCAGAAGGTCAGGAACCCGGCCAGCTCTTCGGGGTTGGCGTGGCCTGCCATCCAGGCCGTGCTGCCGCCGATGTCCAGCGCCAGCGTAGGTCCGGCAAAAAAGCGGCCCGGCTGGCTCTTGCCCAGCAGCTCCAGCGCCAGCGGCATCGTGGCACCCAGGCAGAGTTTGCCCCGGCAGGCGTTGTAAAAGCGCAGTTTTGCGCGGGGTGTCGTGGCCTGTCGGATCATTTCAGTTCGTTGACGATCTTCTTGAACTCGCGGCCGCGCACCTCGAAGTTGGGGTACAGGTCGAAGGATGCGCTGGCCGGAGACAGAATGATGATATCGCCGGGCTGTGCGGCGGCGCGGGCCAGCTCGACGGCATGCTGCATGGTGTCGGCATGCTGGATGGTCAGGCCGGACGCTGCAAAGTCCGGATGCTCGCAGACGGCCTTCTCGATGCGGGGGCCGGTGGCACCCATCAGCACAAGGT
Proteins encoded in this window:
- a CDS encoding GNAT family N-acetyltransferase; its protein translation is MIRQATTPRAKLRFYNACRGKLCLGATMPLALELLGKSQPGRFFAGPTLALDIGGSTAWMAGHANPEELAGFLTFCGCGAVVLDEAEAAPPAGWTRARPHTIFGLTPGRQLPEPEADNALWASLTFDRDPPARPVAEALFPARPARQDDFYSELCTKRSRGRARVWALWQGETLACTVGAYALANGQAYMACGETAEPLRGRGIGGRLIVRLANELSAEGFQPVFLCAPERVHFYTRLGFEKLGEYARYEAPAK